GTCTGCTGCGCCATCTTCACGTGTGCGGCGTCGACCAAGACGCCGTTGACTCCGACGGCGCCGCGTCCTTTGGCCTCGGCCTCCCGGTAGGCGGCGAGATTCCGCTCGGCGCGCGCGATTTCGTCCGCGGTCGGCGAGTAGACCGTGTTGGCGACGGGAACCTGGCCGGGGTGAATCGCCCACTTTCCGGTGTATCCCATCAGCGAGGCGCGACGGGCGTCGCGCTCATAGCCCGACAGGTCCTTGAAGTCGGGGTAGGGCGCGTCAATCGCGTCGATGCCGGCGATACGCGCCGCCACGATCACCTTGTTGCGCGCGTACTGCCAGAAATCACCGGGATATTCGCCGAGCGGGACGAAGTTCGTGTCCACCCGCGCACCCTGCGACAAGGAGAAATCGCCCACCCCGAAGATCAAAGCGTCCAGCCGGGGGCTGGACGCCGCGATCGCCTCGGCGTTGGCAAGGCCTTCGACCTCCTCGATGAGGACTTCGAGACGAATGCGCTTACCCAGGCCGAGCTTTGACTCAAGCTGGGTGAGCAGCACGTCCACCCACCAGACGTCGCGGGCCGTGCGGGCCTTCGGGACGATGATCGTGTCGAGATTTTCGCCGGCCTTGGTCACCACTTCGATGAGATCGTCGTGGCACCACGGGGTGTCCAGGCCGTTGATTCGCACGGCGCGCGCGGTGCGACCCCAGTCGATGTCGTTGAGCGCGCCGATCGCCTTGGCGCGCGATTCCTCCTTGAACGCCGCGGGCACCGCGTCCTCGAGGTCGAGGAAAACCAGGTCGGCGCCACACCCGGCGGCTTTGTCGAACATGTCGTCGTTGCTCGCCGGCACGGCCAGCTCGGAGCGGCGAAGAAGAGGAGTCATCGGTACGAAGTTCCTTCTGCTACAGCACGCCCCGGGCGCGCAGGTCATCAATCTCGTTGGCGGCCAAACCGAGTAAATCGCCATAGACCTCGGCGTTGTGTTCACCGAGGCGGGGACCCAAACGGTCGACCGTCCCGGCTGCCGAGGAGAAGCGCGGCACCGGGGCCTGCACGGTCATGGGCCCGAGTTGTTGGTCGTCGACCGAGACGAACACCCCGCGATGCGCGAGCTGCTCGTCGCCGACCAGATCGCTGATGTCATAGACCGGCGCCGCGGCCACCTCGTGAGCTTCGAAGACCGCCATCGCCTCCGAAAGCGTCTTGCCGGCAACCCAATCCGCGACCGCGGCGTCGACGTCGCGGGCCCGCGCCAGCCGCCGCTGCGGGTCCAGGAAGTCGGCGTCCCGCAGGAGGTCGTCGCGGCCTATCGCGCGGAACACCCGTAGCGCCAACGCCGGTGAGCTGCCGGACATGGCCAGCCACCTTCCGTCCGCGGTGCGGTAGGTGTTGCGGGGGGCGGAAATGTCCCATCGGTTGCCGTCCCGTTCCGGCACCAATCCCAATTGGTCGTAGCCCAGCAGCGTCTGCTCCAGCAGCCGGGCCAGCGGGTCGATGAGGTTAACGTCGATCAGTTGCCCCGGTCCGCCGTGGACGTCGCGGTGGTAGAGCGCCATCATCACCGCGTACGCGGCGTTCAGCGATGCGACGCCGTCGGCCAGCATGAACGGCGGCAGCGTCGGCGGTCCGCCGGCCTGACCGGTGATATGGGCGAACCCGCTCATCGCTTCCCCGAGCGTGCCGAAGCCCGGGCGCTCGCTCTTCGGCCCGGTCAACCCGTAACCCGTGATGTGCAGCATCACGATCCGGTCGTTGACCGCCCGCAGGCTCTCGTAGTCCAAGCCCCACTTGCGCAACGTCTGCGGCCGGGTGTTGAAGATGGCGACGTCGGCGCGCTCGACCAGGCGGCGCACCAGCGCCTGACCTTCCGCACAGCGCAGATCCAACGTGATCGATCGCTTGTTGCGCGAGATGGACTTCCACATCAGCCCGACGCCGTCGCGCTGGTTACCCCACGCGCGAATCGGGTCGCCGTGCCGGGGTTCTTCGACCTTGATCACGTCGGCGCCGAACTCCCCCAGGTACGTCGCGACCAGCGGAGCGGCCGCCAGCGTCGCGAGGTCGAGCACCCGCAGCCCGTCAAGCATGGGCCCCGACGCGTGCGTTCGAAGGTCGTTGCAGCCCAAGGTGTCCCCGTAGTGTCGCCGACTCGTATTCGGTGCGGAACAGCCCGCGTCGTTGCAGTTCGGGGACCACCATGCGGACGACGTCCTCGAACGCGCCGGGCAAATGCGTTGCGGCCAGCACGAAACCGTCACAGGCACCGCTGTGGAACCAGTCCGCCATCTGTTCGGCGACCTGCTCTCCGGTGCCGACGAAACGGGGCCCCTGCAGCAGGGTCGCGCGATGACCGGCCAGATCGCGCACGGTGACAGTGTCCCCACCGATATGCGTGCGCAGGTTCTGCACCAGCCCGCGAATGCCGGAGGCCGACGCGATGAGCTCGTCGGTGACGGGATCGTCGAGATCGTGTTGGGCGAAGTCGTAATTCATCAGCTCCGACAGCAGGGTCAGCGACGCCATGGGGTGCACCAGCTCGTTGAGAAACAAGGCTTCGCGGTCCTTGGCGTGGGCCTCGGACTCGCCCACCACCGCGTAGGCCATCGGGCAGATCCGCACCGCGGCGGGATCGCGTCCCGCATCGGCGATGCGGTCTTTTTGGTCGGCGTAGTGGCTGCGCGCAATTTCGATCCCGGGGTCCCCGGTGAAGATCAATTCGGCCCAGCGCGAGGCGAATTCGCGTCCGCGGCCCGAAGACCCGGCCTGGATGATGACGGGGCGGCCCTGCGGGGTACGCGGCACGGTCAGCGGCCCGCGCGCCGAAAAGTACCGGCCGGCGTGTCCCAGCTCGTGCACCTTGGCGGGGTCGGCGTAGCGACCGGACGCCCGGTCATGCAGGATCGCGTCGTCCTCCCACGTGTCCCACAGGCCGGTGACCACGTCCATGAACTCGTCGGCGCGGTCGTAGCGTTCGTCGTGCCCCAGGTGGGCGTCCACGCCGAAGTTCTGCGCCTCGCTGTCGTTGACGGAGGTGACCACGTTCCAGGCCGCCCGGCCCCCGGAAAGGTGGTCCAGCGTGGCGAAGGTTCTGGCGACGTGGAAGGGCGCGTAGTAAGTCGTCGAGTAGGTGGCCCCCAGCCCGATCCGCGAGGTGGCCTGGGCCAGCACCCCGAGCACCACGCCGAGGTCCAGCTTGACCGGGCGGGCGCCGTAGGCCACCGCCTCCGACACCGATCCGCCGTAGACGCCCGGCATCGCCAGGCGATCGTCGAAGAACATCAGGTCGAAGCAGCCCTCTTCGAGCTGCCGGCCGATCTTGGCGTAGTAGGAGGCATCGAGGTAGCGGTGTTCGGTCGCGGGATGCCGCCACGACCCCGCGTACACAGAAGTGCTGCCCGCCTGCATGAATGCGACGAGCGCCATCTTGTCGGTTCGCCGATCTCCCATCCGCAAAATCTAACATCTGATATATCAGATTTCAAATGCTTTATTTGATACGGTGGTCGGATGGCTTCAATGTCTGCGATCGACATCTCCGGAACCGTGCGGGAACGCGCCGCGCGGGAACTCAGGGACCGCATCCTCACCGGCGCGCTGCCCGCCGGATCACGGGTCGACCTGGACGCCATCACCGCGGAATTCGCCACCAGCCGGACCCCGGTGCGCGAGGCGTTGCTCGAGCTTTCGTTCGAAGGCCTGGTTCGGGTCGCCCCGAGAAGTGGCGTGACCGTGATCGGCATCAGCCCCGAGGATGTGCTGGACAGCTTCACGATTCTCGGCGTGCTGACCGGACAGGCCGCGGCGTGGGCGGCCGAACGCATCGGCCCGGACGAGCTCGACATGCTGCGCGCCCTCGCCGCCGATGTCGCGGCGCGATCCGGCGACGACAGCATCGGCGAGGCAAACTGGCATTTCCACCAGGGGATCCATCGCGCCGCGCACTCCCCACGGCTGTCGACCCAGATCAAACAGGCGGCCCGCGTGGTGCCGAGCAACTTCCTCACCCTGTTCCCCGAGCACGAGAAGCATTCGCTCGATGAGCATCAAGAGTTGCTCGATGCGCTCGGCGACAAAGACGCCGAGCGGGCCCGCGCGATCGCCGAGCGACATGTCCTGGACGCCGGGCGCTCGCTCGCGGAGTGGCTGCAGCAACTTCGCACCGCTTGAGGCGCGCGTCCAATCAGCTCAGCGCGGGCAGGACCTTGTCGGTGAGCAGCTGGACCGACTTCCACGCCTCGTCGACGGGCATGCCGCCGACCAGGGGATGCATGACGAGCGGCCCGTAGTTGTCGGCGTCGCGGACTTCGGCGATGAGTTGGTCCGGGGTCAGGAACCGGTATCGGCCCGAGGCTTTGACCTCGTCCAGGGTCCGGACCCCGGGCAGGTGCATCAGCGAACGTTGGTCGGTTGACCATTCGCCGTAAGTGACTGCCTCCCAAAGGATGTGCTCACCGAGTTCGGCCCACGCCCGGTCGGGGTCCTCGTGCAGGAAGATCATCCCGCGATTGACCGGCCCGGGCATGAGGATGAGCGGCTTGATGCCGGCGCCGGAACACAACTCGCGATAGTAGGCGGCGATGTCGGGCAGGTGATCGGCCAGGCTCAGCGGAAGCCCGAAACGCGCCGCGCGCCGCGCCGTGGCGCGCGCGCCGCCGCCGACGTACAGCGGCGGGTGCGGCCGGGTCCATGTGCCGGTGCAGACCCCCGCCCCCGAATCGGTGCCCGACCACACCGACAGCATCCGCTCGACGAGAGCGTCCATCAGCGCGCCGCGCCGGCCGAAATCGATTCCCAGCGAGTCGTATTCGACCGTGCGGTAGCCCAGGCCCACCGTGGTGTGCAGCCGCCCGCGGCTCATGTTGTCCACCAGCGCGATGTCTTCGGCGAGCCGGACCGGATTCCACAGCGGCCCGAGCGCGCAGTCCACGCTAGCGATCAGCGTCGAGGTCCGGGCCAGGAACATCGCCGCGGCCATGATCGGGTTGCAGCTCCACCCGTGCCCGGTGGCGTGATGCTCGTCGACGCTGATCGAGGTGATGCCGTGGGACTCGCCCCACTGCGCCAGCTCGAGTGCGGCACGGATCAACTCGCCCTGCGTGCGGGGCTCGCCATGTGGGGAGGCGAAGTTGAAGCGCAGCACCGTCAGTAACATGTTCGGCTCCGTCAGGTTTCGGTCGGCGCCGCCGACTTGAGGAACGCGGGAAAGTCCGGAAACAGGGCGCGGTCGACGATCTCGATGCGGGTGCCGAACGCGTCGATGTAGTAGGCGAACAGCGCGAGATCCGATTTAGGAGAAGACTGTGCGACGTCGGCGGTGGCCTCGAACGCGAAGCCGTTGTCCTCGAGCGCCCGGGCGGTGTCGGCGAGGTTGTCGGTGAAGTAGCCGAGGTGATGGATGGAGTTGCCGGGCGCCGCCGTCCACGGGCTTTCGGGCACCTCCTGGATCAGTTCGACGTGCGGGGCCTGCAGGGAGTAGACGAACGTCGAGGTCAGCTCGCGGGTTCCGGTCGCGGTGCGGAACGGCAGGGTATAGCTCATCGGGGTGATCCACCGGTAGCCGGCCAGCGCGCTCAGGCGGGCCATCGCGGCGTCGAGGTCGGGCACGACGATGCCGGTGTGGTAGAAGTCCTCGGGTCGTAGTGCCCCCGAAACAAGCGATGCCATGGTCAATGTCCTTTGCGATCTCAGATGCAGTCCGACGCGCCGTCGACGACGAAGACCGCACCGCTGGTGTAGCTGCTGTGCTCGGTGCACAAGAAGGCGACGGTCGGCGCGATCTCGCTCGCGGATCCGAAGCGGCGCAAGGGAATGTGAGCCAACTCGGATTCCACCAGTTCGGCCGCGCCGTGCATGGGCGCGGTCATCGGGGTGTCGATCGTCCCCGGCGCGACCGCGTTCACCCGGATGCCCTTGCCCGCCCACTTGACGGCGAGGTTTCTTGTCAGACAGACGATCCCGGCCTTCGCCGCGCCGTACCCGGGGACCAGCGGGACGGCTCGCAGCGCGGACATCGATGCCAGATTCACCACGCTGGCACCGCCGGGCGCGGTCGACGATTTCAATGCGCGATAGAGACCGACCGTCAACCGGTACGGTCCCGTGAGGTTGAGCGCGACCGACGCCTCGAATCCCTCGGGCTTCGACTCGTCAAGGCCCCCGGGGAAATTCGCGCCGGCGTTGTTCACCAGCACGTCGAGGCGGGTGAAACTTGCCGCCAACGCGTCCACCGATGTGTGGTCGGTGATCTGTAACCGGTGATAGTCCATGCCGGACAGGTCGGCGTCGTAATCTTTTGCGGCCGGTTTGGTTCCGGTGATGGTGACCTCGGCGCCGGCATCCCGGAACAGCGTCGCGATGGCATGCCCGATCCCGCTGGTGCCGCCGGTGATCAGCGCCGCGGTCCCGGTGAAATCGAAGCTGGCTCGCGCCGTCATGCGTTCCTCGCTAGTTGGCGCCGCAGCCAGGCGCTTTCCCAGAAGTTGGTGCTGCCTGCCAGCAGCCTTTCATGGGCCTGCGTCAGCACGTCGCGCGCCCCCGTATGGTCGCGGGGAACGAGCTCGGCAAGGTGGATGGCCTGCACTGGGCGGCCCGCGTCCAGGTGCGCCCGCGCCCGGTCCACCAGCGCGTCGGCGCCGGCCAGCTCGACCACGTCGGCGGCGACGGCGTCGAATCCGACCGGATAGAGCTCGGTGGTCGACCGGTGGTGGAACCAGCCCGAGTAGTTCTCCCAGATGGCCCGCACGTCCCAGGCGACCTTTCCATACCCCTGCCCCACGTCGTATTCGGGTGGCAAGGCGATCTCGCGCATCAGGGTCCGGACGTCCTTGCCGGCGTTCATGCCGGCCACCGTCTCGTCGTGGATGTACTGGATCGCGTTGCGCAGCCGGGTCAACTCGGCATCGATGCGGTCGGCGCCCGCGATCGGGTCGAAATGGCCGGTCACCAGGAGCTCGGGCCGCAGATCGCGCACCCGCTCCACCGACGCGATGGCCGTCAAGGCGTCCCGGTACCGGTCGCCGCGGATGGTGACAAGGTTGGGAATGTGCCCGAACAACGGGCCGAAGGTGTTTCCGCACAGGCAGATTCGCTCGTCGGGCAGCCACACCACCAGCGAATCGGTGGTCTCGCCGCCGGGCACCGAGATCAGCTCCATCCGCCGGCCGCCAACCTCCAGGGCCAGGGTGTCCTCGAAGTCGACGTCGACGACGGGAACGCTCTGGCCGGGGAGCCGCGTGGTGCCCAGGCGCCGCTGAATGGCGTGGATTCCCGTCGCCAGGGTGTCTTTGAAGGCGAACGCGCTGCGGGCGGCTCGGTACGGGATGAGGCGTTCGTTGTCGTCCCGCCAGGTGGTCCAGTTCGCTTGTGCGACAACCGTGGTATCGGGGTCGCGCACGCTGTCCAGGCCGCCGACGTGGTCCACGTGGCCCTGCGTGAAGATGATGTAGCACACCGGTGAGGTGTCGACGGCGTCGAAGTTGGCGCGATGCACCGGGCCCTCGAAGCCCATGCCGGTGTTGACGATCACCCGGCCCTCGTCGGTGGTCAGCAGGTAGGCATTCGACAGGCCCGGCGAGCACCAGAGCCCCGGGGCGATCGGCTCGGCCTTCTCGGCGGCCGCCGGGCGCATGGCGTCGGCGCCCGGCCTGCTCCGATAGACCGGTTCGAATCGTTGCGCGTCGGTGGTCATCGCTGACGTCTCTTCCGTTCGGGTGGGCTAGGTCTCGGGGCGGACGTCGAACCTGTCGAAGTAGAAGTCGAACCGCCCGCGCAGTTCGCCGGCCGAGATGCCGAAGTGCCGTCGCAGGTCGTAGCGGATGCGGCCGTGCTTGCCGCGCGGATTGCCGTCCAGGTATTGCTGGAAGCGTTTGCGCACCTTCGGTGTCAGTTCGACCCCGCCGACCTCGTAAAGCTTTTCCAACCAAGGCATTTCGTTGCCATTGAGGTGGTGAAAGCCGATGTCGATGCTGCGTTCGGCCGGAACCAGATCGCGGTCGCGCACGCAGGCGCTGAGCAGCCGGCGCACGCGGTCGCTCCAGTAGTCCAGCAGCCAGCCGGGTTCGATGCTTGTCCGGCGCAGCCGATCGGAGTAGGCCATCATCGTGATCGCCGACTGGATCACCGCGACGGGGTCGCGGTGCGTGAACGCCACCGTCGCGTCGGGGAAGGTCGCCATCAGCGGGCCGAGCTGCTCACAGTGCTGCGGACTCTTCAGGACCCAGGTCCTCGGGCCGCGCAGGAATGTCAACGCCTGCAACACTTTTCTCATGTAGGCGTAGTGCCGGGTTTGGTCCAGGCCCAAGTAGTAGTCACGCCAATCGGGCACGCGCGCATGCCATTCCAGCACGTAGGCGGCCAGGTCGAGGTCAAGGAGCTCGACTTCCTCCTCGATCGCCTCCGGGAAGCGGTCGTGCATGGCGGCCACCACGGGGGCGCTGGCCATGAGCGCGTCGTGCTCGGACTTGGCTCGCGCGTAGCGCGGGTCGACCCCGAGGATGCCGGGCCCCTCTCCGCGGGCGGGTATCGGCTCCTGGCTCTCCCAGTACGGCAGCGCCCGCCGGCGCGGGTCGGCGGCAATGAGATTCACCAGATGGGTGGTGCCCGACCGCGGCATCCCGACGACGACGAAAGGCGCCTCGATCGGGATCGACTCGATTTCGGGGTATCGCTTGATGAGCTCGGTCAACGATAACCGGTTGCGCAGCACGCGAATCACGCGTTGCCGCAGCGAGGAGCGGGTGAGCTGGGTCAGCCCCGTGTCGGCCTCGATCGCCGCGACGTGCGCGGCCAGCCGGTCACCGAAGCCGTCGGTGTCGTCGAGGTCGTCCACACCGGCCTGCTCGATCGCCTCGGCGAGCATCCGATCGACGTCGAGGTCGACGCGCTTGGCCTCGGTGAATTCCAGAATTTGCCGCTGGACGTCGGTCAGCCTGGGTGATGTCAGATCGTCGAAGTCGATGTCGTCCACGTCGGTAAGGCCGGGGCCCGCAGAACCCACGCGACCGCCTCCTCGACATTTACTGTGTCGAATATTCGACGTAGTGTTCGAAATGTGACACAGACGCTAGACCCGCTCGAGACCCCTCGTCAAGCCACTTCCCCACCGACGGAACGCGTGGTCGCGATCATGCGGCTGCTCGGGTCACATCCCGCGCGCGCGTTCTCCCTCGCGGAGATCACCCGCGAGCTGGGAATCAGCCGGGCCACCGGTCACGCGATCCTGACGACGCTGGTCGCCCATCACTGGGTGGTGCGCGACGTCGCGACGGCCGCGTACTGCTGGGGACCGGGCATCGCGTCGTTGGCCAATCCGGCCAGCGACCGAATCTTTCACGGAATACTTCGGCAGCTCGCCGAATCCACGGCGACGCAGGTCTTTTTGGCACGCCGCGATGCCAACACGATCGTCGTCGTCGACAGCGCCGGCGAGTCCGCGTCCGGAATGCGAATCGACCGCGGACTGCGCATGCCGCTGGTCGCGCCGTTCGGCCGCGATTACATCGCGTGGAGCGCCGTCAGCGCCCAGCGGGCCTGGCTGGAGGGCATCGGCAAGCCGTCCGCCGCGCTATCCCGGCGAATCGGCTTGGTAATCAACGAGATCCGAGAACGTGGATACGCCATCGAGCGGCTCAGCCGCGAATACATTCAGGTCTACACGGCGCTGCGGGCGCTCGGGGGAGAAACGGAACCCGACGCCATCACCGCGCGGCTCGCACGCGCGCTCGCCGACCTCACCGTGATCGACGTCCTGCGCGCGGAGCTGACCGAGGACGGCACGCACAGCATCGCCACCGTTTCCGCGCCGATCCTCGACGAGGACGGCGTCGTCTCGATGTCGATCAGCGCCGCGCCGTTCGCCACCCTTGCCGCCGACGAGATCGAGCGGCTGGGCGAGCAGGCGCGAGCCGCGGCACGACGGATCGAGGCGCAGCTCGCGAGCTCTACAAGTTAGCCAGGTCGTCGGGAACGTCGATTTTATGTTCCAGAAGCGCCTCGAGGGGCACCACCTCGAGGGTGCGCTCGTGGGTGCATGCCAACACCACGGGTGCGGCGCAACCGTCGTGGTGGGCCCGAAGCCAGTTCAGCGCGGTGACGCACCAGCGGTCGCCGGGTAACAGGCCGGGAAACCGGTACTCGGGAACCGGCGTCAACAAGTCGTTACCAATGGAACGCTGGTGTTCCAGGAACTCAGCGGTCATCACGGCGCACACGGTGTGCCGGCCGAGGTCCTCGGGCCCACTCGAGCAGCAACCGTCGCGATAGTAGCCAGTGAGGGGGTCCGTGCCGCACGGTTCCAGCGGGCCACCCAGCACGTTGCGATCGGGCACGCGTTTAGTATCGCGCCCCTCGGCACGAAGTTAGAAGGGACTTCGCGAATTCGCATCGCGGCAAATTTGCTGCCGGCTATCAGTTCCGCAGCGTCCGCGTGGCAGCACAACGCACAGCCAACTAAAACCTACCGGCCCTATTCCGCGAGCTTTCCAGATTAGGTAAAGTACGTTCAGTTTGTACTGAACGGACTACTCAAAGGGGGCTCATGTCGCCGGAGGAGGCCGAGTTCGTCGACCGCCTGGGGCTGTTCTTTGAGCTCCTCGGCGCCACCCGCACCATGGGCCGCGTGTATGGGTGGCTACTGATCTGCGATCCGCCGCAGCAGTCGTTGACGCAGCTGGCCGACGCGTTATCGGTGAGCAAGGCGTCAATCAGTACCGTTGCCCGGCAGCTGCTGGAAGGCGGCATGGTGGAGCGGTTGCCGAGCCCGAACCGTCAACACCTCTACCGGGTCAGGTCGGGCGGGTTCACCAGCGTTCTGGAAACGCAGCTGTCGCTGATGCGGCTGGGGATCGAGCCCGCCGAGTTCGCTCTGTCGGTGCTGGGCGAGGACCGCGCCGAACAGCGGGAGCGTGTCGAGGACTTCCGCGATTTCTGCGAGTTCTGCACCCAGGCCTACCGCGACCAGCTCACGCGGATGTGGACCGAGTATCGGGCGGCAAGGAGACAGTCATGACTTCGACGGACAAGGTCGACTTCACCGACGTGCGGTGGGGCTCGGTGGAATGGACGAACCTGTGCACGCTGTACCTGCGGGCATACGAAAGCCGTTCACCGACACCGATTCTCGGAGACACGGCGGCCGCCGAGGCGGTGGACCGCATCGAATACGACTGGGTTCGCATGCGCCGCGCCATGCGGCCCGGGTCCAATCAGTACCTGGTCACCATGCGCGCCAAACAGCTCGACGACTGGAGCGCCGACTTCCTGCGCCGTCACCCGAACGCCGTCGTGCTACATCTCGGGTGCGGCATGGACACCCGCGCGTTCCGGCTGCGTCCACCGGACACCGCGCAGTGGTTCGACGTCGATCAACCGAACGTGATCGCGTTGCGGCGCAAGCTTTACGACGACCGCGACGGCTACCGGGTGATCGGCTCGTCGGTGACCGATGACGCGTGGCTGGACGAGGTACCCACCGATCGTCCGGCGCTGATGGTCGCGGAGGGACTGGTCATGTATCTCACCGAGCCCGAGGTGCGCACGCTGCTGCGGCGCCTCACGGATCGGTTCGGCAGTGGCGAGCTCCTCTTCGACACCGTGTCGCCGATGGGGCCGCGGCTGTCCAAGGTGCTCACCAAGGGCATCACCAAGTGGGGCATCCGTGACGCCCGCGACATCGAGCGATGGAACCCGCGCCTACGCTTCCTCGAGCGGTCCCCCGTGGGCGCGCTCTCCGAACGCATCCCCTCGGCGCCGGTGCGGCTGCTGTGGCGGCTGGTCAACGCCACGCCGATGCGGAATTACGACGTGCTCAACCGCTTCGCGTTCTAAGGCATACAACGCCTATGGGCTGCGGCGGGGAGCAAGCCAACGTCGTTGACCACCAAGCTGATCGGACGAGCGACTCCAGACGGAACCGTGCCACTGGCCAACCACATCGTCCCCCGCGGGAGGACCGGCCTCCTATCGTACTGATCCGCCCCTACGCCCCAGGGGCGCACCAAACCCGGTCTGACCGTGATCCAGCTCGCTGAATGCCGCCGGGTGACAACGAGATAACAATTCCCACCCCAAGCTGGCGCGACGCGCCAGGCAAATGCCGGGGACAGGGCCCCGGGAAATTTATGGTCATTTTGTGCACCGTCGAACGGCCCTGAAGCTACCCCTGCTGCTGGCAGCGGGTACGGCTTTGGCCCATGCACCTTGCGCCTCCGCGGGACCGCCCCGCTCCTCGGGGGAGATAACCCGGTGGTCGGCCGACCGCGTCAACCGCTGGTATCAGGCGCAAGGATTTCTCGTCGGCGCGAACTACATTCCCGCAAATGCCATCAACCAGCTTGAGATGTTTCAGCCGGGCACCTACGACCCCCGCCGCATCGATACCGAGCTGGGCTGGGCGCGGTTTCACGGATTCAACAGCGCGCGGGTCTTCCTCCATGACCAGCTCTGGGCTCAGGACCCACGGGGCTTC
The nucleotide sequence above comes from Mycobacterium malmoense. Encoded proteins:
- a CDS encoding LLM class flavin-dependent oxidoreductase, with translation MLLTVLRFNFASPHGEPRTQGELIRAALELAQWGESHGITSISVDEHHATGHGWSCNPIMAAAMFLARTSTLIASVDCALGPLWNPVRLAEDIALVDNMSRGRLHTTVGLGYRTVEYDSLGIDFGRRGALMDALVERMLSVWSGTDSGAGVCTGTWTRPHPPLYVGGGARATARRAARFGLPLSLADHLPDIAAYYRELCSGAGIKPLILMPGPVNRGMIFLHEDPDRAWAELGEHILWEAVTYGEWSTDQRSLMHLPGVRTLDEVKASGRYRFLTPDQLIAEVRDADNYGPLVMHPLVGGMPVDEAWKSVQLLTDKVLPALS
- a CDS encoding GntR family transcriptional regulator, which codes for MSAIDISGTVRERAARELRDRILTGALPAGSRVDLDAITAEFATSRTPVREALLELSFEGLVRVAPRSGVTVIGISPEDVLDSFTILGVLTGQAAAWAAERIGPDELDMLRALAADVAARSGDDSIGEANWHFHQGIHRAAHSPRLSTQIKQAARVVPSNFLTLFPEHEKHSLDEHQELLDALGDKDAERARAIAERHVLDAGRSLAEWLQQLRTA
- a CDS encoding CaiB/BaiF CoA transferase family protein, with the translated sequence MLDGLRVLDLATLAAAPLVATYLGEFGADVIKVEEPRHGDPIRAWGNQRDGVGLMWKSISRNKRSITLDLRCAEGQALVRRLVERADVAIFNTRPQTLRKWGLDYESLRAVNDRIVMLHITGYGLTGPKSERPGFGTLGEAMSGFAHITGQAGGPPTLPPFMLADGVASLNAAYAVMMALYHRDVHGGPGQLIDVNLIDPLARLLEQTLLGYDQLGLVPERDGNRWDISAPRNTYRTADGRWLAMSGSSPALALRVFRAIGRDDLLRDADFLDPQRRLARARDVDAAVADWVAGKTLSEAMAVFEAHEVAAAPVYDISDLVGDEQLAHRGVFVSVDDQQLGPMTVQAPVPRFSSAAGTVDRLGPRLGEHNAEVYGDLLGLAANEIDDLRARGVL
- a CDS encoding SDR family NAD(P)-dependent oxidoreductase — its product is MTARASFDFTGTAALITGGTSGIGHAIATLFRDAGAEVTITGTKPAAKDYDADLSGMDYHRLQITDHTSVDALAASFTRLDVLVNNAGANFPGGLDESKPEGFEASVALNLTGPYRLTVGLYRALKSSTAPGGASVVNLASMSALRAVPLVPGYGAAKAGIVCLTRNLAVKWAGKGIRVNAVAPGTIDTPMTAPMHGAAELVESELAHIPLRRFGSASEIAPTVAFLCTEHSSYTSGAVFVVDGASDCI
- a CDS encoding LLM class flavin-dependent oxidoreductase translates to MGDRRTDKMALVAFMQAGSTSVYAGSWRHPATEHRYLDASYYAKIGRQLEEGCFDLMFFDDRLAMPGVYGGSVSEAVAYGARPVKLDLGVVLGVLAQATSRIGLGATYSTTYYAPFHVARTFATLDHLSGGRAAWNVVTSVNDSEAQNFGVDAHLGHDERYDRADEFMDVVTGLWDTWEDDAILHDRASGRYADPAKVHELGHAGRYFSARGPLTVPRTPQGRPVIIQAGSSGRGREFASRWAELIFTGDPGIEIARSHYADQKDRIADAGRDPAAVRICPMAYAVVGESEAHAKDREALFLNELVHPMASLTLLSELMNYDFAQHDLDDPVTDELIASASGIRGLVQNLRTHIGGDTVTVRDLAGHRATLLQGPRFVGTGEQVAEQMADWFHSGACDGFVLAATHLPGAFEDVVRMVVPELQRRGLFRTEYESATLRGHLGLQRPSNARVGAHA
- a CDS encoding sulfotransferase family protein; this encodes MGSAGPGLTDVDDIDFDDLTSPRLTDVQRQILEFTEAKRVDLDVDRMLAEAIEQAGVDDLDDTDGFGDRLAAHVAAIEADTGLTQLTRSSLRQRVIRVLRNRLSLTELIKRYPEIESIPIEAPFVVVGMPRSGTTHLVNLIAADPRRRALPYWESQEPIPARGEGPGILGVDPRYARAKSEHDALMASAPVVAAMHDRFPEAIEEEVELLDLDLAAYVLEWHARVPDWRDYYLGLDQTRHYAYMRKVLQALTFLRGPRTWVLKSPQHCEQLGPLMATFPDATVAFTHRDPVAVIQSAITMMAYSDRLRRTSIEPGWLLDYWSDRVRRLLSACVRDRDLVPAERSIDIGFHHLNGNEMPWLEKLYEVGGVELTPKVRKRFQQYLDGNPRGKHGRIRYDLRRHFGISAGELRGRFDFYFDRFDVRPET
- a CDS encoding VOC family protein — translated: MASLVSGALRPEDFYHTGIVVPDLDAAMARLSALAGYRWITPMSYTLPFRTATGTRELTSTFVYSLQAPHVELIQEVPESPWTAAPGNSIHHLGYFTDNLADTARALEDNGFAFEATADVAQSSPKSDLALFAYYIDAFGTRIEIVDRALFPDFPAFLKSAAPTET
- a CDS encoding MBL fold metallo-hydrolase, whose product is MTTDAQRFEPVYRSRPGADAMRPAAAEKAEPIAPGLWCSPGLSNAYLLTTDEGRVIVNTGMGFEGPVHRANFDAVDTSPVCYIIFTQGHVDHVGGLDSVRDPDTTVVAQANWTTWRDDNERLIPYRAARSAFAFKDTLATGIHAIQRRLGTTRLPGQSVPVVDVDFEDTLALEVGGRRMELISVPGGETTDSLVVWLPDERICLCGNTFGPLFGHIPNLVTIRGDRYRDALTAIASVERVRDLRPELLVTGHFDPIAGADRIDAELTRLRNAIQYIHDETVAGMNAGKDVRTLMREIALPPEYDVGQGYGKVAWDVRAIWENYSGWFHHRSTTELYPVGFDAVAADVVELAGADALVDRARAHLDAGRPVQAIHLAELVPRDHTGARDVLTQAHERLLAGSTNFWESAWLRRQLARNA
- a CDS encoding HpcH/HpaI aldolase/citrate lyase family protein yields the protein MTPLLRRSELAVPASNDDMFDKAAGCGADLVFLDLEDAVPAAFKEESRAKAIGALNDIDWGRTARAVRINGLDTPWCHDDLIEVVTKAGENLDTIIVPKARTARDVWWVDVLLTQLESKLGLGKRIRLEVLIEEVEGLANAEAIAASSPRLDALIFGVGDFSLSQGARVDTNFVPLGEYPGDFWQYARNKVIVAARIAGIDAIDAPYPDFKDLSGYERDARRASLMGYTGKWAIHPGQVPVANTVYSPTADEIARAERNLAAYREAEAKGRGAVGVNGVLVDAAHVKMAQQTLARAALINGDR